The proteins below come from a single Larimichthys crocea isolate SSNF chromosome XIV, L_crocea_2.0, whole genome shotgun sequence genomic window:
- the fam174c gene encoding LOW QUALITY PROTEIN: protein FAM174C (The sequence of the model RefSeq protein was modified relative to this genomic sequence to represent the inferred CDS: deleted 1 base in 1 codon), with amino-acid sequence MTFYRVLSPVLVPICWLIVSLAEEDVNRPASPSAITPAQTNTSAGNSTHSGGKSSTGPFGGMNVDSSMIQRALYVLIGITMIGVLYFLIRAVRLKRPAPEEEVRLRQTTRLAGMEALEADADDTLYEARSLRRWPQSDASRGSAWLNVTTYVAGLALK; translated from the exons ATGACTTTCTACAGAGTTCTGTCTCCGGTCCTGGTTCCGATCTGCTGGCTGATTGTGTCTCTCGCGGAGGAGGATGTGAACAGACCCGCGAGCCCCTCGGCGATCACACCCGCACAGACCAACACGAGCGCGGGGAACTCCACGCACAGCGGCGGGAAAAGTTCCACAGGTCCGTTTGGCGGCATGAACGTGGACAGCTCGATGATCCAGCGGGCCCTGTACGTCCTGATCGGGATCACCATGATCGGAGTCCTGTACTTCCTGATCCGGGCTGTgcgg CTGAAGCGTCCGGCCCCAGAAGAAGAAGTACGCCTGCGTCAAACTACGAGACTCGCTGG GATGGAGGCGCTGGAAGCCGACGCGGACGACACGCTGTACGAAGCTCGCAGCCTCCGCAG GTGGCCTCAGAGTGACGCGTCACGTGGCTCCGCGTGGCTCAACGTGACGACGTACGTGGCCGGCCTGGCTCTCAAGTGA
- the si:ch73-60h1.1 gene encoding LOW QUALITY PROTEIN: calcium/calmodulin-dependent protein kinase type IV (The sequence of the model RefSeq protein was modified relative to this genomic sequence to represent the inferred CDS: inserted 2 bases in 1 codon; deleted 1 base in 1 codon), which translates to VPGVFLTCSCHVVCFRGATSVVFRCEEKQTQKPFAIKVLKKTIDKKIVRTEIGVLLRLSHPNIIQLKEIFETDTDIALVLELVTGGELFDRIVERGYYSERDAAHVIKQILEAVAYLHENGVVHRDLKPENLLYADLSLDAPLKIADFGLSKIIDDQVTMKTVCGTPGYCAPEILRGXCHGPEVDMWSVGVILYILLCGFEPFFDPRGDQYMYSRILNCDYEFVSPWWDEVSLNAKDLVSKLIVLDPHKRLSVREALQHPWVLGKAARFSHMDTTQRKLQEFNARRKLKAAMKAVVATSRMHEGSRRRTDSCEIPGSGTSRQSSMQQDPPPESTSPAPTDKEALPPDQQPPQEDESKPTDQSAVSPSLPRSPKPPSSDITPTGPAPTRPPLRVDGLRQASVIPKTVAQPRLPQKSCSVVDPASRVKATPTLGTPPSPSSLSNGFMPGAEPATKTTHCQ; encoded by the exons GTTCCTGGCGTGTTCCTGACGTGTTCttgtcatgttgtgtgtttcagaggagCGACGTCCGTCGTGTTTCGCTGTGAAGAGAAACAGACTCAGAAACCGTTCGCCATCAAAGTTCTCAAGAAAACG atcGATAAGAAAATCGTTCGCACAGAAATCGGCGTCCTGCTGCGTCTGTCCCACCCGAACATT atcCAGCTGAAGGAGATCTTTGAGACAGACACTGACATCGCTTTGGTTCTGGAGCTGGTGACGGGAGGCGAGCTGTTCGACAG gatcGTGGAGCGTGGTTATTACAGCGAGAGAGACGCCGCTCATGTCATCAAACAGATCCTGGAGGCCGTGGCG TATCTTCATGAGAACGGCGTCGTGCATCGTGACCTCAAACCAGAGAACCTGCTGTACGCCGACCTGTCGCTAGATGCTCCGCTGAAGATCG ctgaCTTTGGTCTTTCCAAAATCATTGACGATCAGGTGACCATGAAGACCGTCTGTGGTACACCTGGGTACTGCG CTCCAGAGATCCTGCGGGG ATGCCACGGCCCTGAAGTGGACATGTGGTCGGTG GGCGTCATCCTCTACATCCT ACTCTGTGGGTTCGAGCCCTTCTTTGACCCGAGGGGGGATCAGTACATGTACAGCCGCATCCTGAACTGTGACTACGAGTTTGTGTCTCCATGGTGGGACGAGGTTTCCCTCAACGCCAAGGACTTG GTCAGTAAGCTGATCGTTCTTGACCCTCACAAGCGCCTCAGTGTCCGGGAGGCCCTGCAGCACCCCTGGGTTCTGGGCAAAGCCGCCCGGTTCTCCCATATGGACACGACCCAGAGGAAACTACAGGAGTTCAACGCTCGACGCAAACTGAAG GCTGCCATGAAGGCCGTCGTGGCAACCAGCCGGATGCACGAGGGCTCGCGGCGTCGTACAGACAGCTGTGAGATTCCCGGCTCGGGGACGTCCAGGCAGAGCAGCATGCAGCAGGACCCGCCCCCTGAGTCAACAAGCCCCGCCCCCACAGACAAAGAGGCCCTGCCCCCAGACCAGCAGCCGCCACAGGAGGACGAATCAAAGCCCACCGACCAAAGTGCTGTCAGCCCCTCCCTTCCACGCAGCCCTAAACCACCCAGCTCTGATATCACACCCACAGGCCCCGCCCCCACCAGACCACCGCTGCGGGTTGACGGGCTGCGACAAGCGTCCGTCATCCCTAAAACCGTGGCTCAGCCCCGACTGCCGCAGAAGAGCTGCTCCGTGGTAGATCCCGCCTCCAGGGTCAAGGCCACACCCACGCTGGGGACGCCTCCAAGTCCCAGCAGCCTCAGCAACGGCTTCATGCCGGGGGCGGAGCCAGCCACTAAGACCACTCATTGCCAGTGA
- the LOC113747640 gene encoding T-cell acute lymphocytic leukemia protein 1 homolog: protein MFLMMSLCPRSDAHGLMMSRFSFTDRSGRVVCRTSMNSRERWRQQNVNGAFSELRRLIPTHPPDRKLSKNQILRLALRYINFLDRLVLDQNTRRAPQGRVGSLDQEEELQEAESPNSTCDGDSEDLDRLQDSLQDSLQDSLHSLQDSLQDRLQDSLHSLQDSLQDRLQDRLQGCGSLMEVRFM, encoded by the exons ATGTTtctgatgatgtcactctgTCCCCGCAGTGACGCACACGGACTGATGATGTCACGCTTCAGCTTCACTGACC GTTCTGGTCGGGTTGTCTGTCGGACCTCAATGAACAGTCGTGAGCGTTGGCGTCAGCAGAACGTTAACGGAGCGTTCTCCGAGCTGCGGCGTCTCATCCCCACGCACCCCCCTGACAGGAAGCTGAGCAAGAACCAGATCCTGCGTCTGGCGCTGCGCTACATCAACTTCCTGGACCGGCTGGTGCTGGACCAGAACACAAGACGAGCCCCCCAGGGTCGAGTGGGGAGCCTGGACCAGGAGGAGGAGCTACAGGAGGCAGAGTCACCAAACTCCACCTGTGATGGAGACTCAGAGGACCTGGACCGTCTGcaggacagtctgcaggacagtctgcaggacagtctgcacagtctgcaggacagtctgcaggaccGTCTGCAGGACAGTCtgcacagtctgcaggacagtctgcaggaccGTCTGCAGGACCGTCTGCAGGGCTGTGGCAGTCTGATGGAGGTCCGgttcatgtga